In Pseudorca crassidens isolate mPseCra1 chromosome 16, mPseCra1.hap1, whole genome shotgun sequence, one DNA window encodes the following:
- the CHST3 gene encoding carbohydrate sulfotransferase 3, whose translation MALPFPMEKGLTLPQDCRHFLHSLRMRSKYALFLAFVVVVFVFIEKENKIISRVSDKLKQIPQSPADANSTDPALVLAENASLLSLSELDSAFTQLQSRLRNLSLQLGVAPAEEAEEETTEWEQESHPPAEAPPRRHLLLMATTRTGSSFVGEFFNQQGNIFYLFEPLWHIERTVSFEQGGANAAGSALVYRDVLKQLFLCDLYLLEHFIIPAPEDHLTQFVFRRGSSRSLCEDPVCTPLVKKVFEKYPCKNRRCGLLNMTLASEACRRKEHMAIKAVRIRQLEFLQPLAEDPRLDLRVIQLVRDPRAVLASRMVAFADKYETWKNWLAKGQDQLREEEVLRLKGNCESIRLSAELGLRQPAWLRGRYMLVRYEDVALRPLQKAQEMYRFAGIPLTPQVEDWIQKNTQAAHDGIYSTQKNSSEQFEKWRFSMPFKLAQVVQAACGPAMRLFGYKPVQDAASLSNRSVSLLEERGTFWVT comes from the exons ATGGCCCTACCCTTCCCCATGGAGAAAGGACTCACTCTGCCCCAGGACTGCCGACACTTTCTGCACAGCCTGAGAATGAGGAGCAAATATGCCCTTTTCCTTGCttttgtggtggtggtttttgtcttcattgaaaaggaaaataaaatcatatcaag GGTCTCGGACAAACTGAAGCAGATCCCCCAATCCCCGGCAGATGCCAATAGCACCGACCCAGCCCTAGTCTTGGCCGAGAACGCATCCCTCCTGTCCCTGAGTGAGCTGGATTCGGCCTTCACGCAGCTGCAGAGCCGCCTGCGAAACCTCAGTCTGCAGCTAGGTGTGGCGCCGGCAGAGGAGGCTGAGGAGGAGACCACAGAGTGGGAGCAGGAGTCCCACCCACCCGCCGAGGCCCCGCCCCGGCGCCACTTGCTCCTCATGGCCACCACGCGCACGGGCTCCTCGTTTGTGGGCGAGTTCTTCAATCAGCAGGGCAACATCTTCTACCTCTTCGAGCCGCTGTGGCACATCGAGCGCACGGTGTCTTTCGAGCAGGGCGGCGCCAACGCTGCAGGCTCGGCCCTGGTATACCGCGACGTGCTCAAGCAGCTCTTCCTGTGCGACCTGTACCTCCTGGAGCATTTCATCATCCCGGCACCCGAGGACCACCTGACGCAGTTCGTGTTCCGCCGGGGCTCCAGCCGCTCCCTCTGCGAGGACCCCGTCTGCACGCCCCTCGTCAAGAAGGTATTCGAGAAGTACCCCTGCAAGAACCGCCGCTGCGGCCTCCTCAACATGACGCTGGCCTCCGAGGCCTGCCGCCGCAAGGAGCACATGGCAATCAAGGCCGTCCGCATACGGCAGCTGGAGTTCCTGCAGCCGCTGGCCGAGGACCCCCGTCTGGACCTCCGCGTCATCCAGCTGGTGCGCGACCCCCGCGCTGTGCTAGCCTCCCGCATGGTGGCCTTCGCCGACAAGTACGAGACCTGGAAGAACTGGCTGGCCAAGGGACAGGACCagctgagggaggaggaggtgcTGCGGCTGAAGGGCAACTGTGAGAGCATCCGCCTGTCCGCTGAGCTGGGCCTGAGGCAGCCGGCCTGGCTGCGGGGCCGTTACATGCTGGTGCGCTACGAGGACGTGGCCCTCAGGCCGCTGCAGAAGGCCCAGGAGATGTACCGCTTTGCAGGCATTCCCCTGACCCCGCAGGTGGAGGACTGGATCCAGAAGAACACCCAGGCGGCGCACGACGGCATCTACTCCACGCAGAAGAACTCCTCGGAGCAGTTTGAGAAGTGGCGCTTCAGCATGCCCTTCAAGCTAGCGCAGGTGGTACAGGCTGCCTGCGGCCCCGCCATGCGCCTCTTTGGCTACAAGCCTGTGCAGGACGCCGCCTCGCTCTCCAACCGCTCCGTCAGCCTGCTGGAGGAGCGCGGCACCTTCTGGGTCACGTAG